GAGGGAACCAACCTTAAGGTTTACCCAAGCAAATAAAGAATCAAACAATGAAGCATTGTTGGTCAAGCTAGAATTTCTTGAAGATCACCGGGATCTAGAATATGTGAGGATAGTGACACAAAAGAAAGGGATGGAAAAGTATTACAATCGCAGGGCAAATCTCCGATATTTCAAAGTTGGGGATTTGGTTCTGACGAAAATCACTCAAAGTACTCAAGAAGTTAATGCCGGGAGGACCTTACAGGATTTCAACTATAATGGATAAAGGCTCATACGAATTGGAAAATCAAGCTGGAGTTAAttgccaagcaattggaatgtgactCTCCTAAAACGGTCTTACTACTGAAGATCCTTGCtggtactgaaagtatgtgctgcactcttttttcctttgactagtttttgtcccaattgggtttttctggcaaggtttttaatgaggcagcgatGTAAAGCATACTACGAAAAATGAATCATCGGCAAGCCGGTGAATCGACAACAGAAAGCTCTGTTGCCTTCACTTTTGCACAACTCGTATGGCAACCAACCTGTGGgtggttaaataatctttggctTGGTGGCCTAACTCGTCTCCCAAGACTCTCATTGTCTTCACTGGCCTCTGGAAATAGATTATTTACCCATCCACAAGTTATTTCTAATGATGAGACAGCAATGCAAAGCTTACTAAAAGGGAAGTGTCGAATTCTCATGCTTAGCATCCAAACACTAGAGGGAATAATACATGACAAGGCACTAAAAGTGCCACGAAAACCAAGGACTATTAGAACTAGGATCAATGTCTTATCAGGACCGGGGACTGCATGATCAGCCCCGTAAAAATAAGTTATACAAGTTAGCCACATATATTggtagttttatttatttaagcaAATGAATGTTTATAtaaatttacttttaaaaatagagggaataaatcaaattccttttatttttatcttatctCTCGTCCGAAtgataagttaatttattttatcgTTTAAAAGTTAACAAAAACTTCAATTGCTTGTGTcagaatgaacaggagacgtcctcttcaggAGCACTGCAAACataagggccctctcttatgaaaccctcctAGTAAAGGGTAGATTCCGGAAGTgtttatgcccggaatcaaaagcTATCGGATGCGAAAATATTCCCGAAGCTTTGTCAactaaatgaaaagaaaatattttttgcacAACACTTAAGCATAAAGTTTCTTTTATTAATTAAAGTGCCAAACTTAGTAAAAAGTGTTGGCGCAATtacaaaagataaagaaaaaaaatatacatcAGCTTTTGCTGCCAGAACCCGAAGGGAGAGAAGAGTCTTCATTTTCTCTAGCAGGAGAAAGTTATTCCGATGCCGGTTCAAGGCCTTCATTTTCTTCGGTTCCCGAATAATCAAAGTTAGTATTCGAAGAATCAGATGCACCGGGCCAAACAGGAAGGTTCTCATGAGCGGTTGTCTCCAATTCTCGAGCGTTGGCAATGCGGTCATCAATATTGACAATGCTTTCTTTGGCCTCCTCCAGGGTCCTCCTCTTCGTATGATAAATGGCATAGATTTTCTCGAAGACGAGGGAATCTTCTTGGTACTGGAATTTTGCTCGGATCTTATCAATCTTTGATTGGAGCTTTTCATTTTCAGCTCTTATTGCGCTGATTTTGGAATCGAGCTCAACGTTGGTGGTTGAGTGAAGTCGATTCTTTTACATGACTCTTTTGAGTCTTTCTTCCATTATTGCTCTCCTCTCCTCGGCAGCATTGGCCTCCTCAGTTTTGGAGCTTATGTTAGCTTCCAAATTATTAACTTTCTCCATCAAAGCAAACTCGCTCTCGGCAGCAGCAGTCACGGTGTCATGTAGTTCGACCCATTTAGCCTTTGATTACTTAAGGTTTTCATGTAGCTAGGCAGCTTCCTAGTTGTGGGCCATTCTATCTTTCTCAGACTGTTGCAACCGGACCTCAAGATCATCCACTCGAGCAGTGTTTGCTTCCATCACTGGGAGGCGCTCGACAAATTGATTCCATTTATCCAAGAGCCGATCTCATTCCAAAACAAGCTCTTGCTTGTCCAAAATCAGCTTTTGTAAGCCCTCAGAAGAAAGAAGGTTGGCCTGCAAACAGGTCAGTAATAAGGTTATTAATGCAAAGTGTAAATTAAAAGGAGTTGGAAGAAAGTTAGATAGCTACATGTGCCAAATAGTGCATGCTATTGTTTATAAGGCACTCCGCAGAAAGAGAGTCCATTTTTCTCCAATCCTTTGTTGAGGCCAGCGGCTTCAGGTAATTGGAAAGCTCCACCGGCTTGGAAAGTATATGGAACTCCTTCAAAATCGAAATAATGACACTTCTCTTTACGTGAGGGTCTTGAGAGGGTGCCGAATAAGTATTTTCCAAGTTCACGTGGTCGGGAGGCCCTGGAGAGGAGGCATTACCTACTTGTTTGGATGGTGCCGGTGGAGAAGAAGCAACTGGTACCGGTGGAGAAGGAGCAGTTGGTCCAGATGGAGAAGAAACAGCTGGTGTAGAAGGAGTGGCAGTGCCATTGGCTCAGAAGTTGGTGGTGGAGGAAGGTCAGGGACTAAACCCCTTTGACATGAGCTGTCGACAGGGATCGGAAAAAAGGAACCGGCATTTTCAACAAAACTCATTTCCCCCTAGAGTGCCTGAACTTCTTCTGGCAGTGGATTTTGGAGCTCCCCCGGTTGAGCATCCGGTTAAGCTGATGAAGATCTTTTCCTTCTTTGAAGGGAGGCCTCGACTTCatcagcctcttcttcatcatcgaGGACTACCGTGGCCGGCTCAATTGATGTTCTTTTCACCCTCTTCTCCTGAGTCCCAGCCGAGGAGGTACGCTTCATCTTTGGTTTCTTATCTTTGGACTAGGGACTCCAAGAGGAGGCACCCTCACCAGAGGCACGAGTAGATCCACGAGCTCTGCTCCGGTTAAGGGCATGCTGCAAAACCCATTCAACTTCCTCCGGGTCATCGAGAGCCTCGATGTCGGGGCATACGACGGAACCCTTTGGAAGTCCTGTATGGAGCAAAAAGGTAGTTAACAGATTATTCCTAAGTTGTTAAGGTTAAAAGAGAGAAGAATTTTTTTCTTATCGTGATTCTTGGCTTTCCACCCATATTTGGGTGCCATTTCTTTTCACCGTCGGGATTCCGGAGTAGTACTGTGCCCATTGGGCCAAGTTCTTAACCCATGGTGGTTTCAAATGAGTATCtggaataagaaaaatataaagttAGCAAAGAAGGAAGGTCTTTTTAAAACATGGAAAGAAAAAGATACCCGAAGACTTATGGAAAAGATTCCATGATTCAGGAAAAGCAGGTGTTGTGGTCAGGAGGATGTCCCTGGTAGCAATGAAAATGAACCGTTCCATCCATCCACTGTTGTTGTTGTCATCAACGCTGGtaaggaggatgtgatgaccacACTTGCTAAGGTTTAGCACACCCCCACGGAAAATCTTTAGGGAGTAGAGGTTCATTATATGCACGAGAGTTAGGGTTTCCTCGGTCTTAGCGCATAATTGGTGGATGCAGGCCACCGTGCACCATATGGATGGACATACTTATGCCAAGTAGACTTGGTATCGGTGGCAGAACTCTAAAATTGTTGGGTCAATTCCCTTACTCGCTCCCAAGGTGAAGGgacccaaagtgaaggggtatGTATAAATATACATGAACCCTGGCTTGGAGTAGGTAACTCGCTCTACCACATCAGGGGTGAGGATTTCGACATTTTCCCAGTTACAATCCTCTTTCACAATAGGGATGCTAGgaggacgaatggaagaagggtatcTATGAACAGGCTAGAACCTGTCACTTTTAGAATTTGGAGGTGGTTTGTGTTCTTGAAGATCAGATGTCGTGCTAAGGTGAAGTGGTATAATGGTGTTTATGGTGGGAGGTTCAAACTCGACGTCAACCTATTTGGTTCTGTTGTTCTTTGGTCCTCCACCGAAGAGAAGGCCATAGTTTCTGGAGATAGCAGTATAAGAAGACATGGCAATAAGAAATCTGTGAAGAAAATTTTTACTGATAAGGCTGAAGTTCTGAAGCAGTAATCTAAGGAAAGTTGGAGAAGAAAAGGAAGTTGAAAAAGTAAAGAGTTAAAATGAGGAGTAGTGGAGAAGTTATAGACGGCAAGATCATGGTCATGATTACTTCGAAAACTGGAAAAACTATTTGTTGAATAACGGAGCAATACATGCTCGGGTCATTAATACGAGAAGACGTGTGTCACCACCCCAATtttccaccttaggatgtcgtgatggaatctagtctctaagactaggtaagcctaactttTAATAATAACTTAACTGAAATAACCAAACGGAGATACTAAAGTAAAACAGATATACTCATATTAACTTCCAAAATATAACCTCAATAACATAATTCCCAAAACTGGTGgaactaagtcataagctctacagaatttTCTAAAACTGAGAAAATAATGGAAGGTGAGTCTGAGGCCTGCGGACAccgagcaggtataccttaaagtctaTGGAAAGCAGCTAACAAGTCAATCATTAATGTCCAGCACGGGTagacatacctggatctgcacaaaaagatgtgcagaagcgtagtatgagtacaccacaatggtacccagtaagtatcaagcctaacctcggtagagtagtgacgaggccaggtcaagacacctactaggacatgataacaaaataaaaatataataacgaAAAGTGATGGAAAACGGATAAATGAATGATAGCGAAGCAATTTAGTAACGTAAACTAATAACAGAATTATAAGCATAAAGATAACAAGAAGGAAGAAATTAATGAGAACCACAAATAATCAAATACGGACAAAACTGGTAAGACAAGGAAGAAATGAAAGCAACAAGATCTATTCAACCAATAACTCTGTTCAATATGAAATgcacaataagaatcacaaccgaggtaccgcctcgtattcacatttcacattttcaatcataatctttccttataccgccgcgtgagccttacatttagatagtttgaaaacatttttcccaaaatagctacacgcactttagcctaCCTTATGTCACggtgtggcttcaagtaattcccttactagcaacacgcacataaatcccaccttatgccgccgcatgcacattaacccataTCCTTATACCGTATGCACattaatatcacaacacaataacaactcacaccgcaagtgcccatatgccacaacttgccaaaaatcaataatatcaatgtttccaTTATAAATagtccatggctcaaccacaatatacacaagaatctcaacaataataaaatgaatgTGAATTGCTCAACATGAAAGATATCTCAAATATTAACACTTCACCCAATGTGATAAcggctttcacaacttcaacaccaataactcaacaagaagatattttacaaaataacaacttcaagtaaaaatAAGTCAACAATTAAAGATGCAACAAGGCAAtgaggaaggcaataacttcaactaaagcatataagagctaCATAATAAGTAAGATGTACGACAAGTTTTAACAATATCAAATGAAGCATATAAGGGTAGTTCAACACATGTAGTAGTTGATTAACAATGAGGATTATAACATGTTATgataattcaattaaaggcatggaaagagtcaaaataatctaaaccggtcaaataccacatataactcgtgtacccactcgtcaccttgcgtacacgactttcacataacacaaacagcacaacaatcccaaatctgaaggggtagtttccccacacaaagttaggcaagatacttgcctcaactaggccaactcaatcctcaaaaatagcttttcccctaaaattcgcctccacacggctcaaatctaaccaaaagtgacttaatatcatcaaccaaTGCAAGAAaaaacaattacaatagataaagctttgTTCTTTACAAAATTCCCAAagagtcaataaaagtcaaccccaaGCTCGCCCGGTCAACACCTGGGTCCAAGGATAAATTCCGActatccataaccccacgagtccatatatgtgttttgtttttaaatccgagtccaaatcgactctcaaaactcaattcttcatttttcaaaaacttgacaaaatttttcaaattttcactttgattcacataaatttgatgttaaatcaaagatatattcatgaaatatagttggaagttgattagaatcacttacccaaagtttgtagataaAAATTCCCTCTCCAAATTGCCTCTTACTGAgcctagggttctaaaatatgataaaatgatatGAAATCCCGACTTTCTAACCTTTTGTCCagttgcagatatcgcatttgcgacacagggtTCGCAACTGCAAAGAAAGGCCCGCAATTGTGGCCACTGATACACTGAggaaatgtcgcaattgcgactcagacttcgcaaatgcgaagactgtcctcctcgcaaatgcgagttgtCCTACCCAGGCCCATACTTCGTAAATGTGAACTAGGCATCACATTTGTGATACCTGTCCCTCCCCTgccatgttcgcaattgcgatgttggtgctcgcaattgcgacatcagagcaaCAGCACACCAGATTTTCTATTTTCAGTCCAAAATAttctgaaactcatctgagccctcggggctccaaaccaaaaatccacacaggtctaaaaatatcatacgagctTTCTCGCGCggtcaaaacacaaaaataatatctagaactacgaatctgacgccaaaatgcatgaatttcaaagtaaacttcaagaacttctagaattgccaccaaacatctgaatcttatcaaatcaactctaaatgataccaaattttgcagacaagttctaaatagcataacggacctatttcaaGTCGCAAAATCTAATTCCGAACCCGATAGCCAAAAGTCAACCTACtgtcaaacttctaaacctcaaattgtcAATTTTCgggaaaacaacacaaatcaacctacagacctccgaattcgtttccaggcatacgcccaagtccaaagtcacgatacgaagctatcgaAGCCATCAAAACATTCCGGGATCGTTTTTATAAAAGAcagtttggtcaatatttctaacttaagcttctaaatcaAGAACCAAAAGGTCTAAATCAACCCAAAATCTTTCCGAAACGAAACCaatcaaccccgcaagtcataaaacctaAATTATACAAGTGTGAAGCATCAAAATGGAACACGGGTCgtaaatacacaaaacgaccagtcgggtcattacaacatACGTTCTTTTAAGTGTCATAGTCCATTCAGGAACTTTCCCGCCAAGAAAGGATCTCTTATCTACTTCCCAGTAATACTAAGTTGCGTCACCAAAAAGTAGGAGGACTATCTGTACGGGAAAAAATGGTTAATGACAGCTGGGCGAATGATAAAATAACACGTGGAACTAAAGACATGAGGGACATGAGTCAGCAAACAACTGGCATCGAGTGTAAGTATGCAATCGATGCTGAACGAATCCCGAAAAAGGAATAGTCGATAACAAAAACTCAAAGTATTGTCATCGGATAGCATTCAATGTGCAACCATTACAAGGAATATCTGCATTTATAGCTATCTGTTATGCATCCATCAATGTCgtttttattctcattcaagaggagcttgatttAGGGATCTCTTCTCCCTAAATAGGGCTATAAATAGAAGGATTAACATCTATTGTAGACACGAAACACTCTGCACACAAAAAGCTATAATCTACATTCATATTACGCTCAATTTTAGTGCTCGAACATTGCTTTCACTCTTGCCACCGGAAATGCTAAGTTCTTAGTCATGCTTGTTAtcttctttaattttatttgacaatcttacttttgtttttatttattatttttgggtcaaatcaattcgcttgtctataaaccgcGGTATAAATTTAGCTGTAcagttttacgggtaaacattgACCAAGCTCCAACTAAAATAAAAGCTTAAAATTATAATGGATAGAAGGGACTACACTCTTTCCTATAGCGAGAGGAAATCTAAATCGAACCCTTCGATTCGATGAGAACACCGTGGACTCTAGCTATTGCCAGtgctaaaaaaattgaaaaatcgaATAGTGTACACACAAATTGTTTCACCAAAATCAAAACCCGAAAAGATACCATGAAAAGAGAGAATTATAAAAACTAAAATATGCTTCCtaaaaattcctaattttaattctAAACCTAACAACAATGGAGTATATCCGGGGAGGAAAAGGACAGAGAGCTCTAGTGTGAGAGAAAGAATGAACTTATATGTAGAAATAGAGCTTCAGGCGGCAATCTAAATATATGTTGCCATCAGAATTTGGATCTTAGTGCCGTCGGACATTACTTGTAGAGGATAAGGGCGAGAACTGGTGAGGAAAAGGGCGAAGAGTTGAAGATGAAAGTTTGTAGTTTGTACGAAGAAGGGCATAAAAATAATACTTCGTCCAGCTATTAATGCATAGTACACGCGTCATATTCTTAAAGCAGATCTGACTTGTACCGGATAAAATAAAGCTTAATACGGATGAATTTACAATGTTACCCCGGGAAGTAGGACGACGAGGAGTTGCTTACTCCCGCTTCTAAATAGTAGGAATATTGAGCTAAATCGATCCCCCCAAATTTCCTCAATTGtttcatcttctttttcttccttttgttgCTAGTTGTTTCTTCATAGTTCTTTCTTTTGTTGCCTTTAACGATTAGTTGCTACATTTTCTTCGTCTCCCATTGTGACCAGAGTGCAAAGCTATGCCGCTTGAACACTCTTTGCCTAAAAATTATACCGCATTATATTTTCATggtcaaatattactttttataCAATTATATTAGACTTTGTATACTCTTAGCGAAATTCTTGATTTTGCCACAGTGGCCACCATCTTGTGTGCATATCAAGGATCTTTATCGTAAGATGGTTTGTCTGATTAATCTGATGGTCACCTTTTTGTTGATTATTTATACAGTTTTTCATGTAATTAGAGGGTGAAGTATAATAATATCATTCCACCTTTTGGCCAAGTTTGTACTTGTAAGAATTAGTTTAACAATATGAATAACTGTTAATTAGTGTATGCTATTCTGGCGCTCTTTTGTTAATGTAGGTGATACATGCATACGACTGAACAACCCAAGTAGTGTAAATCTAATTTGGCCAAAACGTGAAACCTAATGCAATTCTGGAGAAGTAACTAGAGTGAATGGAAATTTTTAAATGTTAGTCGCTCTGTTAAGTTCTTGCCTTGTTATATATTCTAGATAGTCA
This DNA window, taken from Nicotiana tabacum cultivar K326 chromosome 15, ASM71507v2, whole genome shotgun sequence, encodes the following:
- the LOC142169590 gene encoding uncharacterized protein LOC142169590: MSSPYHPSANEQVESTNKIIIQNLKKKLEDAKCKWPDELSGVLWAYRTTVKSSTGETPFSLVYGLEALIQVEVREPTLRFTQANKESNNEALLVKLEFLEDHRDLEYVRIVTQKKGMEKYYNRRANLRYFKVGDLVLTKITQSTQEVNAGRTLQDFNYNG